The stretch of DNA TATGGTTATGGGAAGTTGGTTGTGGATGGTGGTTCTTCTGAaataagttaagtgaaaggttctaAGTTGATAAAGTGTTAATCCTACTAATGGTTCAGGGTTTATGATAGAATTTTTATACCCTCATGTAGCGgcatggaaattggaagttgaggatcgagGTTGCAGATCGGTTTTGataaggatgtcatgagctcggaggaGAGGGGGAGGATTTAAGATGTTCGGAGTATGCTGGCACTATTTTCGGGCAACCTGAGGATGGTTTGTTTGTGGAAGAGGTGTTGGGTATTGAAATACGGATGCTTGGCTAGCACTATAGAAGTGGCATGGTCGATGGctattgatgttcagattttactacctagtgcggaaggttgtgggagtatatcccatgggaagatcgtataagtgtgacACACTAGTCATTTGAGTGTTAGAGATTGGAATCAggtatggagattatggtactgtCGCTAATAGGAGAGTTAATTTATTCCTGAGAGGCGCCCTATTCCTTTAGTTGTGGACTGtgtgagtttgttccggatttgacgactGCTCGTATGTGTCAtaaatagggtcattgtggatccttgaaaggttattggctCAGTATGGGATAATCAGAATCGGATTAGGGTCCGTTAGTaggcctaatgtgaatgtatatttTATACCAAATTAGATATGCTTATTCGGCATAGCATTGATTATAGATGGGTCTTCAGGCATGGTGGATGATATTCCTACCTTCGCCTATTTCAGGTGCTACTCTTTATGCTATGTGTGTcatgagacggcttgattattcacacatgtgttgagatcccgtgtagcttgtggtgttatgtgagagAGATGGCTCTCGAgtatattgcaccttagtcgtgcttgacaTTTTGTAGTGCATGGCACTATCTTTCTCCCTAGGGTTGTGTTTATGCATTTggtgtgcttgtggtcgatattcgggcattttgtgggtatgagcattttggctcgatgggtatttccttattgattgttatgtgcggatcgcGTGGCATGCCGCCTCGGGTATGATGTgtagattgggttgcacgctgcaatagtgagatgttgagtacagatctttatacttattttgtgtgttttgtttttcatctctaagataggttcatagcattgGTTTGGTTGTTTTTGTTCATTACACAGGCCAAATAGTATTGTATTCAGGTTTGTTAttccttattggtcatattcgagttgtggcttgttggcacattgatggtgtcgtatgagattttagatggtgtttgaggtggcttatttcccGAGCATCTTGTACTAGGTGGGACGAGGTTGTTAGACCTagaattagtgcaatcagatttatataatgtatattagagGGAAAATGTCACTAATCAGTTAGGTAATGCTTCTCGCCAAGCAGCGAGACTCCATGAACTATTGATTTTGCAGGTGggtatgagtttctacacatctctttcatcatTGCAGTATTGCAAGGGTTGGAatagggcttatatgtgttatgaggtatattacGGGCATCGAGTTCTTGAATttgcagctattgtggttggaggatgttattatgagcATACGAATTATGCGATGCATTGTGTGAATTCATCATgagtgcatgatcatgttttggtatagtgtgttgagattgatacggcattgcgtatgttagaatcagaccTGGTagaaaattctggatgttggaatttggttctaaggcttgtgggctaaggtagtAGGAAGGATCTTGAGTTTGGCTTAAGCTAATGTACGCATATGTGTTTTGgcggcacgggtaggtgcataaggtgttaaacagtgattttgggcaactctggaatggttcttggcacattcgagtaCGAATGTATAttaaagagggggagaatgtaacaacccaaccggccgttttgagctctagtatgtcattcggtggtttgaaaccttgagtagcttcacttcatgttttatgacttatacgcgtagtcggaattgaatttcgggaagttcagaattgattcggaaggaaaattctcaattcaaaagctttaagttggaagagttgaccaaggtttgacttttgagttaaCGACCTCAGAATCCGGATttcaaggttccaataggttcgtatgatgatttcagacttgggcgtatgttcgggttaagtatcgggtggcccgggagcatttcgacgcttattgtgaAAAATTGGCATTTTGATGgtttttagaatttcctaagttttgtTTGAAGAGGAATTTGGTGTTATAGATGCCAGTTTGATGTTCTGATCCTTGGAATAGGCTCGTATTATGATTTGTGACTTATACGtaaaagtttggcgtcattctagAATGTCTAGATATAGTTCAGACACATTCATCGAAGTTTGAATGCTTGAAAGTTGGGAGAATAATTTTATCGTTGATTCataatttttatgttgtttgatgttatttgagtctttgactaagtttgtatcatttTTTAGGATGCGTTGGTATGGTTgggtggggtcccgggggcctcgggtgtgtttcagacgtgtttgggttgtgtcgcgctcttatttgatgtttcaacaTCGTTTCTTTGGGAATAACATGTACTATATTGATAAAACGACCTTTGACTTGTGATTAGATTGAACCATTAGATCCATATCTTAATTATGGAACCATAacaataagaatcgtcgaattttgaggtcgtatgagagagttatacccatttccgtgtcgggaaaaATTGATGGTTTCTGGTGCGaacttttgttcttcgcgaacacgagagaggtttcgtgaatgcgaagaagggTTTCTCGGTTGACCGATCAACGCAAAAAATTACTCTTCGGGAACGCGAAGGTGTCATGCGAAGGCAATGAACAAAAATCACCTAGGCAGTGTTTTAAATGGGCAGACCGAGCATTTTAGTATtctgagcatatcttgagttccaGAGctctgtttgaggtgatttttatGGCGTTGTTCTCGTCCCAACAAGGGGGGGTAAATATATAACCTTTATTTTGATTTTCTCCATGATTATTTCCGTTGGTTAATATTTTTATCCGtgtttggattgtagaaattgggattttaaGCCCCAAAATTGAGAAAtgttaaatccttgatttgtgCGTCAATTTATGGACGAAATTGGATGAGTTTCTGGATATAGACTATataggttatgggtaatatttattttcaataatttttgGAATTTGGCACGTGGACCTAGGGGTTGACTCTgctgacttttcgagcggagttgagaattgttataaattgttaaattatgagtgttggagtatattttgattggtttgcatgttatttgattagtttcggatcttttggcatcggtttgaggagttagagaggtgttggagccggttatcagATTTTGGAGCGAGGTACGTCTCCTGtgtaaccttgtgagggagaatatttcccgtaggtgttatatttattatgtgctacatgttgtggaagctacgcacgtatgaggtgacgagtgtccgtgcgtatgctagaattcttgattatgttcgggtagacttagactcctgccatgctttaattatacaatttgagttattcttgcctgtttaaatgctttaatttacaTTTAGCATGTGACTAGACTCGCGTAGAGTATCAGACTTGCcattttagatacttgacgagctacttgattagtcgTGAGTGTACTTTCCTTTACGGATTTCTTTCACGTTGTGCGTATTCGTTAGCTAATCTTTCTTgaattttataactcacacgtatattcatgagtggggttaGTGACCTGTCATAGTTttatattctaatgggatcggactGAATGCCTCagcaatactcttatgggatcgggccgttcacctcggcagagtaatattttcttatgggatcgggccattcgcctcggcagagtAGTATATTCTTAAGTAtaatattatgggatcgggctgttcgcctcggcagagtaacatattcttatgggatcgggccgttcgcctcggtaggattttGTATTATACTCTTTTGTGATTGGACCATTCGCCTTAGCagttctataaaatactcttatgggatcaggccgctCGTCTCGATAGAATCGCGTGAAATGCTTGATAAGGAGTCCGCGTACTCATGagtttcctgacttgagatgtgaccgttgatttggtgttgaccattacgtattccatttgaggaggAATCTAATTATTGAGGACTTTGTGTTTACTGTTCAGTTGTAGAATGATTATTTGGCTATATCTGTTCTCACTGTTTACTTACCATATTTCATACTTTTCTACAGGACTTTGTGTTTACTGTTCAGTTGTAGAACGATTATTTGGCTATATATGTTCTCACTGTTTACTTACCGTGTTTTCATACTTATCTACCTTATTATATttaatttattggaccactagtaagtgtcaatgtcgacctctcctcactacctcttcggggtaaggctagatacttactgggtaggtgttgatttacgtactcacgtacacttctgcactgaatgtGCATGTATTGAGGCATTTATGTTAGGTGGTCATCTTGGCCAATTGGCAcaactgctgaggggactttataGTGAGCTACATTCTACTCTACGACTCACaacacacagagtctccatcttaTTCAATTATTATATCTTGTCTActttatattccagacagatgttatgGAACTGTGGTATtgttctagtagatgctcatgctcatgtgacatcgggttttaggGGTTCCCAGTGGATGTTCATTATTTTATTTCACGTTATTATTATCACTTcactttatgatttatttatattcgaAAATTTGGTAAAGAAAAGGAGAGGTTTCTATGAGTGCtagattttattctatttattaaatgaaattcctgattttaaaaatttaaaatggaTAGTTAAGTGGAGGTTCAcgcattggcttgcctagcagcatagttgggcgccatcacggcctattatgggatttgggtcgtgacagtttggtatcagagcgctaggttcacttaggtcccacgagttatgagcaagtcTGGTAGAGttttacggatcggtacagaggcatttgtacttatcttcgaaaggctacaaggctgttaggagaacttcccttctttATTCCTTGTCATGCGGTTTGATTTCATTGAAGCTTATgcattcatttccttcctacttattcttatacgatgttgagtgcatgttatcaattgggcatcgaggagttgtagtggtattgCATATATGGTGTAGGGTGTTTTTCCTCGCGTATTCGGGAAGactattatcatcgccttgtgGAGGGGTGTTCCGTCGTTTCAGCCAAGTGTTAGAGTTGCCTATGGTTTCGAGGCTAtgcatagtgtattgtgatgttcaTCCGTTGTTATAACGTAGTGCTCGTGtgaatggtagggtgcttatttatgtgtcACATCAGTAAATGTCCCAAGGGGAGTATATCTTGGTTCTTAGTTTAGAGATTCGGCATTTAATTCCAATGGAGgagaggcaatcagactatgaatgttcGGACTTCGATTGATGAAGTAgcaagattggatattttcggacttggtggaattcttgtttgatATGTGGTGTTGTCGTCTTTGTTTGAACACATTTAGGCTCATCGGTGTGATGAACTTATTATCACTTTACTTTTACGATTTATTTATATCCGAAAATTTGGTAAAGAAAAGCATAAGTTTCTATGAGTGCtagattttattctatttattaaataaaattcctgattttaaaaatttaaaatggaTACTTAAGTGGAGGTTCACGCGTTGGCTTTCCTAGAAGCGTAGTTGGGTGCCATCATGGCCTAttatgggatttgggtcgtgacacgtgtACTGTGACAAAATTTTGACAGATCAAAATCAAACGTAGCCCTAATGTTTTCTCAATTATGGCAGGAAATGAGGTGACATTGCTCGAGCATAATCATTCACTTTTTCTACAAGCATCAGATGCTCCAGGACTAATTTTGATTCCGATAAAACTCACTTGGCCAGAAAATTATGTCTTTTGGAGTAGGGCAATGAAACTAGCTTTTAGAGGTAAGAGTTAACTTGGATTTGTGGATGGAAGTTATGTAAAGAGCATGTACAAGGGAGAATTGGCAGAGCAATGTGAGAAATGCAGCACAATTGTGTTGTCGTGGATTGGAAGTACTATTGCAAATGAACTGATGCCGAATATTGTATTTTATTCAAATGCGAAGAAATTGTGGAGTGACTTCAAGGAGAAATTCGATAGATGCATCTTGACAATGATCTATCACCTATGGACAGAAATAGCCACATTGAAGGAAGGTACTGATTCTGTAATCACATACTATTCAAAAACGATAGATCTGTGGAGTGAATTAGATATGTTAACACCTAAATCCTCTTGTGATTATGAATCATTGATATATTTAGAAACTCCAATTTCTCATGGGACTAAACGAGAGTTACAGTAATGTGAGAAGCAATGTCTTACTAAGAAGGCCAGTTGCGTCTGTGAAAGAGTCATACACAATTGTAACTCAAGAAGAAAGTCAGAGGGCGTTAGGTGTGATAACACCAACAGAGACCCAACCTAAGAAGACTGGGTTTATTTTTGAACACTGTGGATACAAAGGCCATTTGAAGGAGAATTAATACAAAATAATCGGATATCTAGCCGATTTTAAAAGCAAATGGAAGCCTCAATTTGGTGGAACCAGGACTTATGCTAACATTGCAAGTGTAGATGATGATGCTGGCAACACTAGTCAACTACAAGGTCACTGTCTCACTGAGGATCAATACAAACGATTGGTAGGGCTTATAAATTGCTATGATATTTTGTTAACTAAGCACAATTAATCTATTAAGTGATCAACAATGGAGGTCTCAAAGTTTTTCCATGCAATCCATAAACCAACACAATCAGTAGCTAGAAAAAGTAGAGAGAAGATTTAGACGAAGAGAGAAGATATTTTCATGAGTTAGTCAAATTCAATTTGTGCATCCTTATATATCTCAGTGTGAACTAACAACCTCCTAACTTACTACTAATAGACTAGTTCCCTCCAGTTTCTACTTATTGCAAATACTCTCCTCACTAtcttttttgtgttattctgttaAATATCACAAcacccccctcaagttggagggtgGAAGACATTCAACTAGAACTAAACACTCCTAACTTGGAAAGCATTAGTTCATGTTGAGCTGTTCCAAGACATCTAGTCATCAAGTCTGCGAGTTATTGCTTTGTAGATATGTAGTCCGTCATgattaggggtgttcaaaatcaAATCGAAATagaaaactgtcacgacccaaaatccaactagtcgtgatggcacctaacccaacccgttaggtaagccaattatccactatccaatgtaatttaacaagaaaactaagtaaaagaaaatatttaaatcttatacattccccaaggactggtagtacaaatcatgagcttctaagaatagagtttacaaagctggtatgaagtaaatacatcatctatttgaaaagtatataaacagagttttatgaatctaaggctaccatgaataagaggcagctaccacCGGAACGCATGTACGTCTTCAATTTCGGCTCCCGTCGAGCACAACAATATTTgcatccaatatctgcatgcaaggtgcaaaagtgtagtatgagtacaaccgaccctatgtactcaataagtaacaaacctaaccttaggttgaaagtagtgacgagtttgtaccaaggtcagagtccaactcccataagcaacaacagttcataacaacataaagcaagtaataaaagaagtaacccagagataaaatgctcagcttaatcatgatttctaaaaatagttctgcctcTCAAGTGTATCggtgaaaactcaagtcttttaccgaagttgccaaaaaaaatgagcaagtttgaaaacagtaattttcccaaaacaaatcctttccataataaataagaagtttcattttctttccagatagccagtggaaaatgcatcactatgcccatatgccaatatgtgtgagaaatcatgaatgacgtgataccgtacaacatgaggaaaaatgtatctctatgcatgtatgtcaaatgtgcatgtcaatgcgatgcaactcagtgataaaaccatatgcatactatcagagtatcatttcactcagtcctcccagtcacccaATCCTCagaatcactcagtcctcacaatcactcagtccgcacagtcactcattcctcccaatcgctcagacctcccaatcgctcagcactcggtactcgcactcagtaggtacatgtgctcacaagggtgtgtacagactccgaaggggctccttcatcccaagcactataatctgcatggacaactcacgtgctatagtatcaatatctgtatcttcacggacaactcacgtgctataataagccaatctgtcCTGCTacagcgtgtagcccgatcccataattatcctcacaatcagaccctcggcctcactcagtcatcaatctctccagtctctcgggctcacaaggtcataaaactagcccaaaatgatgatatgatgaattaataaatagcaacagagattgagagatgatgtgaaatgaatgaacatgactgagtgtaaaatttcaatttaaacaaataattcaacagcaatatgacctatgtgggtcccaaaaatactggcacatagcctcagcatgatttttaatatgattctcagttcaatttctttaacacataaaactacatagaaaatgccaagattatttgactacaaaattccacagaaccGATTACgttacaatttctatagtgcacgcccacacgcccgtcacctagcatgtgcgtcacctccaaacaattcacataatacgtatattcaaagttcataccctcagctccaagattattACGtatattcaaatcccaaaaatttattttatgaaatttctacaattttcctcaaattttcatctcaaactACTAATTGAATGATAAAAACGATGATATATTCaagtatattaaccaaatctgagttagaatcacttaccccgatgaatttttgaaaaatccaCGATTTAATAATACACAATTTGACCCCTCATTGTGCTGACCACAtaaattttgtgcggtccgcaaattctaggttctgcggtcgcactccAAATTGTTCGGCTGCACTTCAAAACTctgcactaccaggcttcagtaaaatACCCATACCTTTCTGTAGAAATGCCCAAATGATTAAGGCTATACCTTTCTAAAACCTatattcaaagggctacaactttcatttttgaatcatctccaaattcgttgaggattaaaagatataagcctccGAAGTCAGACTATCGAACCTGCAAGACCCCCCTGAAGtgtggccgcacacaaaattgtgtggtccgcatttttcttctgcggtccgcacattttcatcTGCTGCAGTACTTTTTCATCTGCTacagcactcaaaaatgtgcctcagcacatgaaattgtgtggtccgtaCTTTCAAcgttccagaacaacatcagagtgccgaaatgcccggacatcactcaaaactcaccccgaaactcaccgagccactcgggatcccgttcaaatataccaacaagttccataacataacacagacctactcgaggcctcaaatcacatcaaacaacatcaaaacgtcgaatctcacctcaaatcaaaatctatgaactttgaactttcaaattctatatcttgtgccgaaacacatcaaatcaatccggaatgacttaaaattttgcacacaagtcataaatgacataacagagctttgaaaattttcagaataggATTTTAACCCCGAtgccaaaaagtcaactccccggtcaaacttcccgaaaattttaatttcgccatttcaagccaaattccgctacggacttctaaataattttccggatacgctcgtaagtccaaaatcaccatacgtagctattggattcatcaaaactccattccggggtcgtttgcacataagtcgacatccggttactattttaacttaagctttaaactttggaactaagtattccaattaattctaaaacctcaccggacccgaaccaattaacccggtaagtcataaaataattgtaaaccataaattgagcagtaaatggggaaatggggttgtaatactcaaaacgactggccgggtcgttacgttctcccccacttagtcatacgttcgtcctcaaacgtgccaagagttgtttccaagctatcacatcactattccatcttaccacgcatatAACcagggtgatcccatgccaccctattccatataggcctgacaacattaaatatcattactttaaccttagtccgcaAGACTTAGAGCCCagtttccaacatccagaatttctttcaagacccGTGTCTcaatctacacactgtataagtttgaacaagctgtatcaagccataaccataacccccgatataatcacataacataccacATAACttgcatactcgcagcaccattcccgatcacagtaactactcaaaaaccaaccaagtactagtataaaaccccataacaaacaaaaccttgttccaaaactttcgtacattgctgataatgaaagaaacacgcgaaatctcatgaccccttatcagatcaacaagtcatggagctctctcgccccaaccagaaccataatcacttgctaagatgactttcaatattatccttccgaatatactgtaatcaaacatgatagttcccattctaggtccaacgaccttatattattaaatacaactattccacagacacgccacatcaatataactccagtcaCAACTGCGCAAttagtgtacccaaatatgggagatgtctcaaggaagagaaccgtattgcaagttcaacaagcaccaccacaaccacaatgttacaaccaactcctcaaatttcatgaagaggataaccgtaggcgcatgtgcacaattgtagaggaaggaaattaatgaatcagataaattatcatagaaataaaattccgacacacggcacgaacaactcacgtgccaataatatgaatcgtctggcatggtcacatgcctctagtcccagcatatcatacaggagcaattaaacaagtacacttgtatatgataatgaaataagattctcatgctcctgaactggtataaataacacgccatagtgtaagcatgtgcaaggtctgctatcacacttcaaatgggcaagttaacgcagaaatagtaactaccccatttattcagggaattagcctctttgtaacctcaaatgtagcccagatagttcgtaacaaaggtaagaacacgagaaacgttataactttatgcttaacagtcaactctaggaatatcatagcctaagcattctttcgagtataaatacttgccccgatgcccgcacgttggctcaaacctcacatatatgcacacttatagcgcgtagctatcacaaataattaatgcaactagtgcctccactgagtttaaataaaatactcacctcaaacatgccgcaacccgaaacaatatgcttttgagaactcccagtctccaaattcatcgagcaCATGAATCgtcgtaactgatcccaactcaagcactagaatgactaacacatctttcatgcacgatcataccacgaggaatacttctataattcacctgcgccacatagcaaaaatctgaatatcagcagtcaatCAACCAAACGAATATCGCAATACCAAagaaacatccgtaagtcaaaacagaGTGTGCCCTTCTGAATGTACACTCTTCTCAGGTAATACCACTAGTGCCAACATCTGAAATCGAATGTGCTCTataaactcatgaccttccttttgaaactgaatcgtatacttgcacatgcaaatacCAATCTCACTCCACGCACAGCCTCTATTAGTCCATCCTATGAAAACACGAGAACCTCATTAACACTCTGAGTCACAAGAAAAATACATACccaatcagtcagaaaccttccatttgatctcatcccggagaaaatcccaatacgcaacatattcctcgcgccagtaggaaatatactcctcgaactgtggtaaaaaccattgagaactcttcgaagtccatttgcacataaccaagataTCAGAACCGAATCTTTCTAACCCAACCCAGCTacacaggtcgccaaaacccaagagcatcgccacgaaacacctgtggagactagccacatcataagtacccaaagaaccgattatatccattactgtgctgatccaacctactaccacgctgtcctatttctctaagtcccttccaaattgacttcaaattgatacttctccttgctggaacactgcgatccttaaccaaaattcagcacacaagagaccctagtataaaaccacaatgccctaaggcccCTAAGCCCCCTAAGCCCCTGACTTCTATCTttagcaccccaaagcaccacaatcgcgacacccactctaaaaagaccttatgtgaacctaaaactgtttccttcacttTCTTGAtgttgaaatgcataatccacaatggtataaaaatgccacaagtttcgacaccatccaatgtaactctcagtttctagccatatacaaatcttgaaaattccaaatcgctacatataaatcgtGAATCCATTAGAAATTTCTCAAGAGTCGtccactctactcaaatatcaattgcaccgcccaaacgggccgaaagtcacatgccccattagcacaacaacacccaaagaagtacccctgccttaacaccaccaatcaaattcatactccgtgcgcactacatccttcacaaataacaactcactcattccatgattttcatatataacccgtatccaggaattttcttattcgagttatcctcgatctcaacctctgcaagtcataactaacccacaagtatgcctcagccaaaaactaaacctttacatataaccatgaaattgaattgtcaatagcaggctccctcacttggctcaaagccataaattaaaatacttgataactcacaa from Nicotiana tomentosiformis chromosome 11, ASM39032v3, whole genome shotgun sequence encodes:
- the LOC104103337 gene encoding uncharacterized protein, whose product is MYKGELAEQCEKCSTIVLSWIGSTIANELMPNIVFYSNAKKLWSDFKEKFDRCILTMIYHLWTEIATLKEGTDSKLQFLMGLNESYSNVRSNVLLRRPVASVKESYTIVTQEESQRALGVITPTETQPKKTGFIFEHCGYKGHLKEN